The nucleotide window TCTCAAAAGCTAAACATATGATCGCATAATTACGAGAAATCGTGTTCTGATAGGGGCGTTTAATTCCACACGAGCCGATGCCACCACGCCGCTTCCTGACGATTTGACATTTCAGCCTGTCCGTGCCGCTCAAGCTTTACTGACGCTCGCCCGACGAATGCAAAACCATCCTGGATGGACTACTAATTTAGCAACGAACAGCGCACCGACGACATGCATTTAGTATGAACAGCATCAAAGGCCATGAAAATCTGGAAAGGACGGCTGCTGAACCGAGTTCGATAAGAAGTACGGCAGGTTAGCCCCGGCATGGAGCCGAGAGAAGTACTCTCGGTGCTCGTTGCCTGATTGCATGCTTGGGACTCGGTCACTTACACGTCAGTTACGTCCGTCTTTGCTGTAGCATACTGATTATGACGATTGTCCCGCAACCGTGACGTACATATTGGCTATTGTTGAATGGAGCTTGAACTTGGAACCCTGCACCAGATTGTCGCTTGCTGTTATCAACCTAGCCATCGAGCTATGCCGAGCCTGATCATTCGCAACTTCTCCGGAAGTCATCAAAGCCACTCAAGACCTACGGCCATGACTATCTGACAAGCTCTTTCATCTCAAAAGCTCCGGTCCCAGTAATTATTTTACTCCATCGCTTCTCAGATCATCAGCCTGCTTGTGTATCTATCGGGCTGTACCGCCTTCCAACGCCCGCTGTTCAACATGCACATGACCCCAAGAACGCCGCATTCCAAAATGCAGCCTTAAGTGAGCGCCTATCGTCGTCCCCGTCTCTATCTCCAGCTTGGACATTCCCTGTTAGGAAGCACTAAGCGCACAGCATCTTCGACAATCACGTATCATCAGGCTGATGTTATACTGAAAATCAACGTGTGGGCCATCGAGATCTGGGTTTCGAGGCTGCTGAAGTGTGTGGCAGTCCGCCTTGCTGGCTTCAACTTCCCAGTGTGCAGCACGCTTGTTATATCCACGCACATGCGCGTTTCATAACATTTAGGCACACCGATAGCTGCATCATGGTGGGAGGATAGCGATGCCAGGGTTACACGTGTTGCTTCCCTATTTCACGTGCCCCTTGCACGCCATCGAGCGGAGAGCTTGCAGTGATATGGTGCAGATGATTCATGACCATTCCATCCATGTCTTACCGGCGGGACCTATGAGACAGCAGCATCGTTCCACCGGGGAATGTGATTTCGATTCCGAAAAGGGTCATTTTTTCTTCACCGAAAGGACGTCAGCTGCCCGACTACATTAGCCGCCATGCAGGTTGGGGTGCTTGTCAATGTGTTTAAACCAATAAAGTCTTACCTTCGGTGAAGCCAGTCAGCCACCTTTTTCCAGACATGGATGTCAGCTGTAGCTACCCATGAGCTTGGTTTCAATGCAAGTCATTGCTGGTTGAGACATACATCTCGTGGCAGTACAACACAAGGAAAGGCAACCAGATTAGGACACTTTGACGGCACAGATCATTGAAGACGATCTGCACTTTTACTCTCCAGACGTCTCGAAGAGACTGGATCAAGGTTTCAGGCATCCCTTAGACGGCTTCAAATATGATTTGAGCGTAATTGTGTCTACCCAGGAAAGACCATGGTAACGACGTTACATTATGACTTGGATGTAGAGGCTATTCGCCCTCAAGCAAACGACCAATCTATGGGCCCACTGTAATGAGACAGTGACACTTCATTCTAGAGAGGAAGGCATTCTCCCTACTCTGCGGGAGAGTATTATCTCGGGTTATCACAAGACTTGCTACATCGTGACTTTCCTAGGCGGCTCTGGAGACCGCAGCTAAAAGTGCGTCATACCAAGTCTTCAATCAGGAAACTACGTCAAGCACAATTGGGGACTTTATGTTCACAGTCTGCATCGAGACTCATCTCAGACTCTGAAAGTCTCCAATGCCGAGTCTGTTCACCCTACTGCCGCCACCAAGGTTGAAGTTAGGCGTTTGGGGTTCCTAGAAATGTAGTATTGCTCGTGAGTCTGAAGGACGCCCGGACTTTCTAGATCGTATTGTCTTGGTTCCATTTCTCTTCGTAATAAATTAGGTTCAGCTGTCTTGACGTATTCCCCAGCCCCTAAAACGATGCTTGTAGTCACAACAAACACATGATTGTACTTCTTGGACATAAAGCCAGTTTGGTACCAACGAGGTCCCGATAGTAAAAGGGGAATATATTCCAGGGTGGGTGGTGCGAAGATGCCTCCTCTTCTGGAGAATCATTTTCCTACTGCTACAAGGAGTCAACACATTTGGACAGAAGAGCAATTAACCCCTGGGAGCATATCTGTTATAGTAATGTCTGAACTAAAATCCAACCCAGGAGGAACACCACAGGCTCAAAATCACCCTCATCAAAATCGCTCGAGTTCCTAAAAAATGAATACCCGCTTCGCAATAGTTAAGAGGAATCGTCAGGCCTCATTATATCCACACCTTTCATCCCTTGTCTACCTCGTCTCACGAACGTTGGCATCCAGTTCAGCGAAGTTTTGCGGAACGAACATCTCAGTCGGTCCCTGATGTCTCTCGTGTTGCTGCCCGTAAAGCTCGTGATAATGTGTAGCATACAAATACTTGTCAGGTTCCATCATTATCGGAGGGTACGACTCGGAGATCGGCGGTGCGTCGGAACCGCGGTGTTGTTTCCGCCTTCTGCGCCAGAGAAAGAACGCAAGTGCAGCAAGAGATATCACACCAACTccagcaccaacaccaatACCAATGGCAGTGGGAAGCGGTAGGCCTGGAACAGCGGGACTTTCAGTTGCTTCAAAAGCTGACCGAGTAGTAGTGGGGAAGGGGCTGGGTATCGTGGTCGTAAGGAGAGGGGCGTTGGTAGCTGTCTCGACTTGCCCGGAAATGATTGTTGTGGCCGTAGTTCCGTCGACGCTGGTCGCTGTAGCTGAAACAGTTTCGGATGCAGCGAGATCCAGAGTCCAACCAAGAATTGCAATGGCACCGACGTACGTTGGTCTCACTATTGTTGACGTTGCCATTGTCCAGGCTTGTCTATTGGTGAAGTGTGTTGACGCATAAGTTATGACGGCGTCGGTTAAGAGATTGGACCGACAGTCGCCCATGATCGAACCGGATAGCCCATTTGCAAGCGTGTAGTCCCTGAGGAGCGAGTGTTTATGTCAGGAGAGTTTCTTCTGTACGGATACCCCTTAGAATCGAACGTTATACTTACGGCGGACAACACATTGCGAGTGTGCTGTGATTGTCTTTGATAGAAGTTGCAACCGTGGTCCATCGATCAGGGCATGCCAAGGGCCCAATGCTGACGGCCGTGTGCCCTTCACCAGTATTGAACCCCAGACGGCCCTGTTCCCCCCATGTTGTAACTGCTGCTGGAACACATTGTACTCGGGTGTCGATATCGACGCCGAAACCTGGATCGTAGGCAACGAGACTGAACCCGTTCAACCGGTAAATAGTCGAACAGCTGGATGGCGGTGTAAAGACCGTAAGAAGTGCAATAAACGACGTGACAGTGCCGGCCTGATCGGTCTAGGGAGTGTATGCTTCGGTCATCTTGACCGAAGTTTCTAGTACTGTCTTACAGGAGacagaagaaaaaaaatccAAAACTCGGCTTGGTTAAACAGATGGATGAAAAGATTATGGAACAATTAATGAACAATCGGGGCTGTCTGGCCTGACTGAATGGCTGCCACTGCAACTCGAATACACCTTGTTCAGGCAGCCCCTAGTACAGGCGACAGGTTTATAGTGCAAATCCTTACAATTTCGGCTTGCTTCCACTCTTCTGTTGGTTCCAACAgtgagctgctgctgcatgaCAACCCTCTTGTCAGAGTCCGAGGCACATTTTGCCCCCCTTCACTATTTCGGATCGACATCAGGCCATGCCAATGCAACCCTGCTAATCACTGTCTACAGCCGTATTCCCAACTTTAGCGCGCGGGACGACAAAATACACGGAACCAACCTCGCTTTTGTGGGACTAGACGAATTGGATGTTGTGGGGTCTTGGGAAACAAGGTTATTACGACCCTTCCAAGCCATCGGTATCCAATGACATAAAAACAGCCATTTGTTTGCTCTTGGCATCGTCGCTTTCCTTTTCAACAATTCCGCGGATGCAGCTGCCAAGCAGGATTCCTTGTCAATATTTACGTCTAGCCCAATGCCATCAGATAATGGAATCCACCTTGGAACGGCTTTGGCCTGTTACCGCCGTGGAATTTGTCGCCCCGCCAGGCATCACGTTGGACGCTCTCCCATTGAGGGCGCTTATTTGGCGTTGGGGATCGGTCTTATTGCCTCTTGTTGTCATCGATATGTTCCCATTGTCAGAGACCAATCTTCAGACCGGATCGCTTTCTGTTCTTCCCCAGCCACATCACGACACGACAATGGGATCTTCTCCGAACAGGCGGGGACGAAACTCGCCCACAAGGCACAAAGTCGTTGGCCCAATCAACGACAGTTTGCAGGAACCCGTACGTGTACACGAGAATGAGAAGACAAGATTGAGCGGGAGAATCCGCAATATTGTCATCGTGTTGTCTCTCATAGGCCTCGCGGTTATTCTCCTCGCTGGATACTTGTCAGACAATGCCCTCGGACATACCCACTACGCACCTCAATCCCAGTTTGTTGATTGGGATGACCGGAGAGAGGAAGTGAAAGAATCATTCATGACAAGTTGGAACGCGTACAAGAAGTATGCATGGGGTACGTTTATGCTTCGGTTGGTTTTGCGGAAATATTGGACTGACATCAATCGTTCAAGGCAACGATGTGTTCGACCCCATTTCGAAAAAGGGCGAAAACATGTCCCCCAATGGCCTCGGCTGGATCATTGTGGATAGTCTCGACACGATGATGCTCATGAACCTGACCGAGCCCCTCGCCGATGCACGGAAGTGGCTGCATCGCAGTCTCACCTGGGACCAAGACCAGGACATTAACACATTCGAGACGACGATCCGCATGATGGGCGGATTGCTTTCAGCTCACTATCTATCTACACAGCTGCCACACGTTGCTTCTAGGAGGGACTCGGTCTACTTGtccaaggccgtcgacctcgcggACCGGCTCTTGGTAGCGTTCGAGTCCAACTCGGGCATACCCTATGCCAGCGTCAACATTGGGAAGCGAGAAGGAATCGCTTCCCACGCGGATGGCGGTGCTTCCTCTACAGCGGAGGCTGCCACCGTCCAGCTCGAAATGAAATACCTGTCATACTTGACGGGGAACGAAATCTACTGGCAGAAAGCAGAACGTGTCATGCAAGTACTGGACGAGCAGAAGGCGGAGGCAGGACTGGTGCCCATATTCGTACACCCGAGTCACGGACGTTTCACAACGAGAGAGGTACGGTTGGGAAGCCGGGGCGATTCTTACTACGGTAATTACTGCTTGCGCCTGTGGTCTCCTTCATATGCTGACGGTAACAGAGTACCTCATCAAGCAATACCTCCAAACAGGTGAGGTCATCTACCGGGACATGTGGGAAGACGCTCTGGGCGGTATCGAGAAGCATCTCGTCACGACCACACGCAACGCAGCGCTCAAGTTCGTCGCGGAGCTCCCCACGGGAATTGGAGGGCCCCTTTTACCCAAGATGGATCATCTTGTATGCTTTCTTCCGGGAACAATTGCAATGGCAGTAAGTCTAGCCTACCACTCAATTGCGCTTGGCTCGTCTGACGCTTCTGTGCTAGGCCACGGAGGGACGTACCTTGGCCGAGGCACGCCGCGACCCGGACTGGACCAAACACCATGAGAACGATATCGACCTCGCCATAGAACTCATGAACACATGCTGGGGCATGTATGCCGTCACGGATACCGGCCTTTCTCCCGAGATCACCTGGTTCAATGCCTCCGAGGCGGATCTGCAACCTCGACCTGGCGACAGGTTGTTACGTAGGGAAAGTAGCGGTACGCAACTCTCGGTTTGCCTCGCACAGATTTTTTTTGGTCAACTGATTATAGTCACAGCCCTTTCGAAATGGAAAAAGGACTACACCATCAAGCCGCTGGATGCACACAACCTTCAAAGGCCTGAGACCGTTGAGAGTCTCTTCATGATGTACCGCATCACAGGCAACTCGATGTACCGAGAGTGGGGCTGGAAAATCTTCCAATCGTTCCAGGCACACACTCTTGTACCTGGCAGAGAGGGGTACACGAGTCTCAACGATGTTCGAACGGTCCTGCCAACGACCAGAGACAACATGGAGAGTTTTTGGCTGGTAAGATTCGCGTCCAATCCCAGTTCTGTGGAGTATTGTGGACATCTGGGATGGTTGGCTAATGTCGTGGATGTAGGCCGAAACTCTCAAGTACTTCTACTTGCTGTTCTCGCCCACAGACTACATGCCGTTGACGGAGATTGTCTTCAACACCGAAGCCCACCCCTTTCCAAGATTTTCACCAAGGGGGTCGTTGAAGACGGGCTGGCAGAGATTGCCACGCTAGTGCTGCGATCGTGCTCTGTTAATGACGATAGCGATATGGACGCATACGTTTCCATATGTAAACACCATTTGGACTTGTTAGTTCGAACCCATAAGATACACACGTAGAGCCTGTATGAGCCGGTAGAGCCGAAAGCTGGAGCCATGTACAACAAGCCGGGTTGTTGTAACAAATGTCGTGGGTCTCGCACAGTAGTCAATTCACGTTGGTCCGTTTATATTGCTGGTTGTCAAACGATCGTGTTGAACCGCTGATGCATCCATTGCTTGGATAGGTACTCTTCCGGTGTGTCGCGGTGTCAGCCCTTCCGGAAATGGGGCCGCTCAGTacccggacccggacccggacccACCTGTCGAAAAGTGATCCGGTCGCCGAGTGTCTCCGTACGTACCCAAAAAGCTCAACGTGCTGGCTAGAAGAACCACGGAGAAATCACACGAAGATGCAGGGGAGCCGGGGCCACAAAAAAGCCTAAGATGGAGCTACCCCTTTACCCCCAACCCTAGTACATACCCTACCTATTAGCAACTCTATTACTCTATACAAACCCAGCCTATAACATCTAGCCTAACTAAAtagctgctgctgcaactCAAATACACCTTATTTAGGCAGCCCTAGTATAGGTAATAGGTTTATAGTACAAATTCTTACAATTTCAGCTCGCTTTCACTCCTCTGTTAATTCTAATAGtaagctgctgctgcatgaTAACCCTCTTGTTAGAGTCTGAGGTACATTttgccccctccctcactATTTCAGATCAACGCTAGGCTATGccaactgctgctgccccaTTTCTAGCTACACTATGCTTGTTCAATTTGCCGAGCATTCAGCTGTATTCACAACTGCAACTCTTACTTCTCAGACAGTATGTTGCCAAGATAAAATGTCCCGACTTCAGGTGTAACTTCAGATGTGATTAGTTCTTTCCCTTGCATCACACACCAGTTGCAATAGAACAGCCGGAGCCCGAATTTGTATGCGAGGAAGCAACAGACACCGAGCTCGGTATCTTTTATTCTGCTATATATCTCATCTAGCTACTTGAAATTTGTGTCTCAAATGAATGTAAGAAGGTAATAGTTGACGTTGCAGGAAATGAAGGAAAACTTGGCCAAGATTTGTAGAACacaaaaagaaaggggggaggaaagGTTGCTTTAAGCCTTGGAGCCCAATGCTTCTTGAGTACATGGACCTAGAGATGGGTCTGTGCCAGATCCTAAGCAGCACGCTTCTGAATGCCGCACTTCTTCAAGCACTCGTCCACCTTGATAGCTAATCCCTTGGGAATAGCATTTCGCACCTTGTCAATGTCTtcgccggcgatggtgttTCCGAAGGAACGCTCAATGACATCGTCGCTCAGGGCAAAGGTTTGGCTTGCAATGAGACCCACACCTGCCTCCTCAGAGGTAAAGGAGACCGCAATGGAGGCGGGACTGCACTCCGGATTAACCTGAGTATGGAAGGCGCCCTGAGGGAAAACAGTCATCTGACTAGGCCCAAGATCGGCGCGAATCACTCGCGGCTTGCCGTCGGGCCCAACCACCCCGGCTTCAGTGACCATTTCGGTGAGAATGCGCCCCGAGACCACGGCGAACAGCTCACTGGCTCGTGGGTGAGTGTGAAGGAAGCTCATGCTGCAGGCTATTTGTGTGTTAATGTCTGATGAAAATTTGGGTCCGAGGTTCACAATTACCAGGAACTTCCGCAATAGCCATTCTGCCACCCAGACCAGTCAGGGCAGGGAAGGTCTGGCGGTTAGCGAAAAAAGACTGAGTCTTCTTGAAGTCGAAAACAAAATCTTCGTCGCCCGGAAGGAGACGGTAACGGTCGACCGCACTGTTTTTCTTGTCAGAATACGCCTCTACAGTACAAAGGCTCACATACGTATCGGCAAGTTGCAATTGAGCTGTCAGACTGAGGCCTGGCGTCGAGCCGTTGTCTCTGCGATGAGGAGCAGTAGCTCCCAGGGCAGACAGCGCCAGGGTAGCCGCGAAAACGGTGTTGACGACACTGGTGAGCATTTTTGGGTTTGAAGGTAAGGATGGATTTGAAATCGAAGGTGATGCTTGTGTTCAGAACTAAGTAAGCTGTATTTTACTTGTGCTGGTGGTTGTGCTTGCTGTGAGTTCAAGTCCATCGTTGACCCGTTGCGACAGATCCATATATATAGCTGTCGAAAATGATACAGAATCAATCATGATATCCTTTTGTGTGTATTCCAAATATTTTCATGTCAACTCAATCACATCAGCATGCTTAACTCTCATGTGGATAAACTACGATGTTTGCTCTGTGCTTCAACATCGCCCGTCACGCAGCCCAGCTTACCGCACGCAGGCTGATGAGCGCCCGAGAGGTTAGGAATGACGGCTTTCAGCCGAATGGCTGCTGTAATGTGATTGGTTTGTATTCGTGGTAGGCGCAGCATCACCGATTGACCCTTGGTAGGCGTTGAGGCTGGGTCTGACCCGCTGACGTGGGATGTCCCACGGGGCCGGTTTGGCTCACGGATCGGGATCGGACAATTCGGATAGTTCAATGTTGCGAGAGATGTCCGTCGTTTTGGCGAGCTTAATTCGACGTGAGGATCACACAGTTCCCGCCTGCTTGACTCAACTCATTGGCCCGTTGACCAATTCAGTTTTCCGAGTCCAATCAGGTTCGAGAACACACGACAATTGAGAGAAGCTCAGCTGCGTTAACATGGCTTAGCATCGCGGTTCCATTTTTTATTTGAGTTTATTGCATTCCACGTTCCGTACCATATCACCGAGCAAGGCTTGGAATGCACTACAGCAATACAGGCAGAACTGACCAACCTTCTATTTCACACGACAAAGACGACCATTGTGGGTAGGCAGCTCATCCAACTGTCCAGTCACGTACCAATCCTCGCTGCCGACTCCTATTTGGGTATGAAATAGCCCTGAAGGATCATACTTATTCTTGACCTGATACAGCCGCTCATGATTGTTGCCAAAGAATGACTGCTGAAAGTTCGGCTCCATAACATCACCCTCGCTGGCGTAAGCCCCCGAATCTGGTGCTGTATCTCGCCAAGGCTGCATCTAAAGCTCTGTTAGGTTCTTGTTCAGCTCGGCTATACGTGCAAGCGAAGTATCTGCATCCCAAGTCACCCAAGAGATCACGAACATGGCCGCATCCCGCCATGCAGGATTAACTGCGTTATCAGGGTGAGGGCCGGGGCCACCGGTGATACCGAACCCAATCAAACTTCCTCCTCTATCTGAAACGCCCTTCAAAGCCTCATAAGTCGTATTGAAATTTGCAGGATCATTGAGGTTCTCTTTAGTAAAGAGGCGTGATGCCATCTTATTTCCGTGAGACCCGACAGGTTCAACTGGGAAACCGGCTGTCCACGCCGAGAGAAACGTCGCGTGTTCCGACCAGTTCGGTTGAACGTTAATGCCTAAAGCCTTGCAATTTGCAAAAAGAGGCGCAGTAAGCTCGTTTGCCTCTTCTGCTGTCATGTCTGGAGCGAACCAATGGGACATGACAAATGAGGCTTTTTTGGGTCCTGCGGGCTAGACGAACCAGTACTGGTAGTTTCCGCGGGAATTGAAGATGGGGATCATCTCCCAGTAAGCTCGCACAGCCTCCCGAAATGTTTCGTAAGTGATCGTAGATACCGAAGCTGAAGCTGGCAACAGAGATGACGGGTAGGCTGAGATGGGCTTTGATGACGTACGATGTCACGACACCAAAGGTgcctccgccacctcccCGCAGAGCCCAAAACAAGTCGGTGTTCTTTTTCTCAGTCGCAGTGATGAATCTACCATCAGGCGTCACGACGTCGATGCTGAGGACCTGATCGGCAGCAAGACCGTACAATGGGCTGACAGGGGagtgcccgccgccggcaatGTAGCCTCCCCCGAAGCCGACAGTCTTGCCCTCTCCACCAACCACGACAACACCATGCACATCTGCAGCTTCGTAAAGTTCGTACGGAAGAACCCCTGCGCCGACCTTCATTGCAGACCCTGCGTAACTTGTGGTGTTGTAATCTTTGTAGAACTCTAGTCCTTTCAGCTTGTTCGTCCAGATTGACAGAGCACCAGACCCAAGAGATCGGCCGTTGAAGTCGTGACCGGTATTTTTGACCACAAGGCGCAAGTTTTGAGTGCGGGCGAAGTTGACTGCAAGCTGTATCTGGGCTACGTTGGTCCTTGACGTGCTGGTTGGAAAACCCACGGAGAAATCACAAGAAGCGACGGGGAAGCCGAGGCCATACATTTACAAAACGCCCATGAACGGGTcgcgaagaagcccaagatgGAGCTGCTCCTCTACCCCCGACCGTAGCCAGATACGTCGGGGGCATGCTACGAAAGGCAGGTGGATTATAGCTCGACGGAGGCGAGAAAACAAACCACTCGGTGTTTGGTGGCAGCGGGCGATCTGTCACACAAGTCGCTGAGGATTCTTTGGGATACACTGAGAACGGCTATCGTAAGCATGTCAACCCGAATTTTGCACTTGTTGGCCTCATATATTCTGATGTATGCTCGCTTTTTGTGATAATCACCGCTGCATTGTTATCTTACAACTCGGCCAACAGCTTGGGCAGCACGTATTGGTTGTTAGTCTCCCACAAGATGGTGGTGAACTGCGCAGACCACGCGCCGCCGGTGAAGTAGGTGCTCCTGCGGCCCTGGAGCGCGTATAGTTTAGCGATTGCCCCTGCCTCGAGGTATTCCCTCTCAAAGTGAAGCTGCATGGCGCCATGGTCGGCCCAGGCCTTGATCTGAACAGCGCCGTTACCGAGGCCAGGAACGGTCCCGGCCGCGGCGAGCTGCTTTAGTGACTCCCCGACGAGCTTCTGCGCCTCGCGGCTGTTGAAGTATCTGTGGCCGCTGACCAGGACGCGATagttgtcgtcgccgaggtagTCGAAGCGGCCGACGAAGGGGAGCTCCGGGAGAGACATCCACCTGGTGGGGGCGGTATTGGTGTAGGAGGCAAGCCTGGGCAGGGACGGGTGGGAGACAATGCCGGCGTAGACAGTGGACCAGCTCCAGTTCTCAAAGACAGAGGtttcctcctcgtcgatgtcgatTCCGTCCAAGTTGTGCAGGGTCGGCTCGAAAGAAATGAGGAGCTTCTTGGCGCGGATGAGGGTACGCGATTTGTCCGCACTCTCGACGAGGACTTCGACGCCGTTGTCAGAACGGGCTGTCTGAATGGCGGTGGAAGAGTACATGACGTCGTCACCGAGA belongs to Colletotrichum higginsianum IMI 349063 chromosome 5, whole genome shotgun sequence and includes:
- a CDS encoding Lpxtg-domain-containing protein; the protein is MSIRNSEGGQNVPRTLTRGLSCSSSSLLEPTEEWKQAEITDQAGTVTSFIALLTVFTPPSSCSTIYRLNGFSLVAYDPGFGVDIDTRVQCVPAAVTTWGEQGRLGFNTGEGHTAVSIGPLACPDRWTTVATSIKDNHSTLAMCCPPDYTLANGLSGSIMGDCRSNLLTDAVITYASTHFTNRQAWTMATSTIVRPTYVGAIAILGWTLDLAASETVSATATSVDGTTATTIISGQVETATNAPLLTTTIPSPFPTTTRSAFEATESPAVPGLPLPTAIGIGVGAGVGVISLAALAFFLWRRRRKQHRGSDAPPISESYPPIMMEPDKYLYATHYHELYGQQHERHQGPTEMFVPQNFAELDANVRETR
- a CDS encoding cupin; translation: MLTSVVNTVFAATLALSALGATAPHRRDNGSTPGLSLTAQLQLADTAVDRYRLLPGDEDFVFDFKKTQSFFANRQTFPALTGLGGRMAIAEVPACSMSFLHTHPRASELFAVVSGRILTEMVTEAGVVGPDGKPRVIRADLGPSQMTVFPQGAFHTQVNPECSPASIAVSFTSEEAGVGLIASQTFALSDDVIERSFGNTIAGEDIDKVRNAIPKGLAIKVDECLKKCGIQKRAA
- a CDS encoding Amine oxidase is translated as MAARIAAFLGALPLAVSVTIPDSAATKILHKDVVILGGGASGSHAAIRLREDYNKTIIVVEKQARIGGHVATFTDPETGNNYDYGVNSYTDYTGAREFVARLNVSVATPARLALTTTYADFKTGKPTNYSLPAAADTTAALRTYLTLCERYEENLLPSYAKFPNVTEGIPKDLTLPFIDFVKKYAIEAAVPRIFQVTGLGMDDFARQSTLYVMQTFGAPITRSFLGIVGSFVPVSKRNSDIYDAIARRLGDDVMYSSTAIQTARSDNGVEVLVESADKSRTLIRAKKLLISFEPTLHNLDGIDIDEEETSVFENWSWSTVYAGIVSHPSLPRLASYTNTAPTRWMSLPELPFVGRFDYLGDDNYRVLVSGHRYFNSREAQKLVGESLKQLAAAGTVPGLGNGAVQIKAWADHGAMQLHFEREYLEAGAIAKLYALQGRRSTYFTGGAWSAQFTTILWETNNQYVLPKLLAELIYEANKCKIRVDMLTIAVLSVSQRILSDLCDRSPAATKHRVIQLAVNFARTQNLRLVVKNTGHDFNGRSLGSGALSIWTNKLKGLEFYKDYNTTSYAGSAMKVGAGVLPYELYEAADVHGVVVVGGEGKTVGFGGGYIAGGGHSPVSPLYGLAADQVLSIDVVTPDGRFITATEKKNTDLFWALRGGGGGTFGVVTSYVIKAHLSLPVISVASFSFGIYDHLRNISGGYMTAEEANELTAPLFANCKALGINVQPNWSEHATFLSAWTAGFPVEPVGSHGNKMASRLFTKENLNDPANFNTTYEALKGVSDRGGSLIGFGITGGPGPHPDNAVNPAWRDAAMFVISWVTWDADTSLARIAELNKNLTEL
- a CDS encoding alpha-1,2-Mannosidase, whose amino-acid sequence is MFPLSETNLQTGSLSVLPQPHHDTTMGSSPNRRGRNSPTRHKVVGPINDSLQEPVRVHENEKTRLSGRIRNIVIVLSLIGLAVILLAGYLSDNALGHTHYAPQSQFVDWDDRREEVKESFMTSWNAYKKYAWGNDVFDPISKKGENMSPNGLGWIIVDSLDTMMLMNLTEPLADARKWLHRSLTWDQDQDINTFETTIRMMGGLLSAHYLSTQLPHVASRRDSVYLSKAVDLADRLLVAFESNSGIPYASVNIGKREGIASHADGGASSTAEAATVQLEMKYLSYLTGNEIYWQKAERVMQVLDEQKAEAGLVPIFVHPSHGRFTTREVRLGSRGDSYYEYLIKQYLQTGEVIYRDMWEDALGGIEKHLVTTTRNAALKFVAELPTGIGGPLLPKMDHLVCFLPGTIAMAATEGRTLAEARRDPDWTKHHENDIDLAIELMNTCWGMYAVTDTGLSPEITWFNASEADLQPRPGDRLLRRESSGTQLSVCLAQIFFGQLIIVTALSKWKKDYTIKPLDAHNLQRPETVESLFMMYRITGNSMYREWGWKIFQSFQAHTLVPGREGYTSLNDVRTVLPTTRDNMESFWLAETLKYFYLLFSPTDYMPLTEIVFNTEAHPFPRFSPRGSLKTGWQRLPR